A region of Nostoc sp. 'Peltigera membranacea cyanobiont' N6 DNA encodes the following proteins:
- a CDS encoding SDR family oxidoreductase — MSLIENKVVIITGASSGLGEATAKRLAASGAKLMLAARREDRLKELVTAIAKSGGTATYQVIDVTDRSQVEALAKKTLSTYGRIDVLINNAGLMPLSPLDQVKVEEWDRMIDVNIKGVLYGIAAVLPIMRQQKSGHVINLSSVAGHKVFAGSAVYCATKYAVRAISEGLRLESNGEIRSTNISPGAVATELTSTITDKDTAAGINQLYAIAIDADAIARAIVYAIEQPDDVDVNEIIIRPTRQEL; from the coding sequence ATGTCTCTTATTGAAAACAAAGTGGTAATCATCACCGGAGCCAGCAGTGGGTTAGGTGAGGCCACAGCGAAGCGACTTGCTGCTAGTGGAGCCAAACTGATGCTGGCCGCCCGCAGAGAAGATCGGCTGAAAGAACTGGTTACAGCGATCGCTAAATCAGGAGGAACTGCAACCTATCAAGTGATAGATGTGACAGATCGCTCCCAGGTGGAAGCCTTGGCGAAGAAAACTTTGAGTACTTATGGCCGGATCGATGTACTAATTAATAATGCCGGTTTGATGCCCCTTTCTCCCCTCGACCAAGTAAAGGTGGAGGAGTGGGATCGGATGATCGATGTCAACATCAAGGGCGTTCTCTATGGGATTGCTGCCGTCTTGCCAATTATGCGTCAGCAAAAGTCTGGTCATGTCATTAACCTATCGTCAGTGGCCGGACATAAGGTGTTTGCGGGGTCAGCAGTCTACTGTGCTACCAAGTACGCAGTGCGAGCGATCTCTGAAGGGTTGCGGCTAGAGTCAAATGGTGAAATCCGTTCAACTAATATTTCACCAGGAGCCGTTGCTACTGAGTTAACCAGCACTATTACCGATAAAGATACAGCAGCAGGAATTAATCAACTTTATGCGATCGCCATTGATGCAGATGCTATTGCCCGTGCGATCGTTTATGCCATTGAGCAGCCCGATGATGTTGATGTGAATGAAATCATCATCCGTCCGACACGTCAAGAACTTTAG
- a CDS encoding PspC domain-containing protein yields MIYYPLILILLFVGPALASIAILRGQSKRWHLVLLSLCILYGTAPLLLAWGGISLADRFACKAEIIVYHCPSPSWLGGLLSGMVFAHWLAIFTIPSAILGSIGLIISLVLKVNPSPTKANISGIPTPAFYRSRRHKVIAGLCAAVAQRWQLPIQGVRIVTVALAVIIPGLVLFLSLLFWLALPLEPPMESHLVSD; encoded by the coding sequence TTGATTTACTATCCTTTGATTTTGATCCTGTTATTTGTTGGCCCAGCGCTGGCTTCAATTGCAATTCTGCGAGGGCAATCGAAGCGTTGGCACTTGGTTTTATTGAGCTTATGTATCTTATACGGAACTGCCCCACTCCTACTAGCTTGGGGAGGAATAAGTTTGGCCGATCGCTTTGCTTGTAAAGCAGAAATTATAGTCTATCATTGTCCTTCCCCTTCCTGGCTTGGAGGACTACTTTCAGGGATGGTCTTCGCTCACTGGCTGGCAATTTTTACCATTCCATCGGCTATTTTGGGTTCTATAGGACTCATTATTTCTTTAGTTCTAAAAGTTAATCCATCGCCAACAAAAGCAAATATTTCAGGAATACCAACTCCTGCTTTTTACCGCAGTCGTCGCCACAAAGTAATTGCAGGATTGTGTGCAGCAGTTGCACAGCGCTGGCAATTACCAATTCAAGGAGTACGGATTGTCACAGTTGCTTTAGCAGTCATCATACCTGGACTTGTTTTGTTCCTATCCCTTTTGTTTTGGTTGGCGTTACCACTTGAGCCACCAATGGAATCGCATTTAGTTAGTGATTGA